A window of Bacillus toyonensis BCT-7112 genomic DNA:
AATCCATCCGGTATAAGAATTAATAATATTTAAATTTTGATCGAGCTGAACGATTGCAACGAATGGATAATAATCTTTACTTCGATAGCGCAAATCAATGAATCGAATTTCGTAATAGTTATCATAATCAAAAATATCCCAACGATATACAGGAGAGAAAGATAAGAAGGCCGAGATGTTTTCATCTTGTTTAGCAGCTCTCATAATAGCGTTATCTGGGAACGGTACCCGATCGAACTTATCGTATATCATAATGTTACCACGATGCCATCTCGCAACGTAGTAATAATCAGTCGTAACGACTGCTAAATGATAATGATAAAATCGATAAGAAGGAGAAATGATGATCTTCTCAACATGTTTGAAACGTTTGTGTACAACGCTTCTTATATTTCTATGCATCATAATCCGTCCGATATAGTAAACAATCATTAATATATATGCAGCTAAGGCTGTATATCCTTTATGGGAACCTACGAGCATGCAAGCAATCGCAAGTATATGGATAAAGAAAATCACAGTATCAAACGTATTAATTATGCCGAGTGCGACCCATTTTTTTGTGAAAGGCCGTAACGCTTGTGTACCGTAGGCATTGAAAATATCTACAAAGACGTGAAGAAAGACAGCTATAAATGACCAAAGTAGTAGATGAAGATATGGAGCGTCTGAAAAGAAGGCGAAAGAGATGCCGCTTATAAGGAATGACCAAAGAATTACTGCAGGAATGGAATGAGTAACCCCGCGATGATTTCTTATATATTTAGCGTTATTACGCAATTTTAAAACTGTATCGATGTCAGGAATATTGGAACCAGCAATTGTAGCGAGCATAACTGCTTGTGGTCCAATATCACTTTGCGCTATAGCTGGGTCTAATGTTGCCAAACTACCTAAAGTGACACCCATAACAAGGTGAGTGGCTGTGTCCATAGAAATCCACCTCCGTTTTTTATTAATGTAACTCTTTTTATTCGATACCTCAAGTCCTTTGCCTTCTATTTCCTATGTCATCTTACTTAAATTTTTTCCTAAAAATCTTTATAATAGTACGTATATGCAAAAAAATGAGGGGGATCAAGTTTGACACTTGAAATATTAGAAAAATTTAACATAGAGCAGTTTCAAAATGATTTAATTGGTTGGTTTGAAAAAGAGCAACGCGACTTACCGTGGCGAAAAAATAAAGATCCATACCGTGTTTGGGTTTCGGAAATTATGTTACAGCAAACAAGGGTAGAAGCTGTAAAACCATATTACGCAAATTTTATGGGGAAGTT
This region includes:
- a CDS encoding metal-dependent hydrolase gives rise to the protein MDTATHLVMGVTLGSLATLDPAIAQSDIGPQAVMLATIAGSNIPDIDTVLKLRNNAKYIRNHRGVTHSIPAVILWSFLISGISFAFFSDAPYLHLLLWSFIAVFLHVFVDIFNAYGTQALRPFTKKWVALGIINTFDTVIFFIHILAIACMLVGSHKGYTALAAYILMIVYYIGRIMMHRNIRSVVHKRFKHVEKIIISPSYRFYHYHLAVVTTDYYYVARWHRGNIMIYDKFDRVPFPDNAIMRAAKQDENISAFLSFSPVYRWDIFDYDNYYEIRFIDLRYRSKDYYPFVAIVQLDQNLNIINSYTGWIFSEEKLRKKLELLPH